In Parabacteroides timonensis, the genomic stretch AGACTGGTATTACAACAATCCGGCAACTCCCGAACTGTTTGGCAAAAAATGTGAGATAACAGAAGAAACATGGTCTAAATGCTCTGTTTTCCCAACCATCACAAAGTTCAACTATGGTAAAACAGACGACGATCCTTCTTATGGTGGCAATAACAAAGACCGCATGAAGTTCCGCCTGGCAGAAACTTACCTGCTGTTGGCCGAAGCTCGTTTACAACAAGGTAACGCACAGGGCGCAGCCGAAGCAATTAACGTAGTACGCAAACGTGCCGGCGCTCCGGAAATCACAGCATCCCAGGCAACAATAGACTTCCTGCTGGATGAACGTATTCGTGAATTAGTAGGTGAAGAACTACGTCGCTTCACATTGGTTCGTACCGGCAAACTGGTTGAACGTACGAGAAAATACAACTCTTACAGCAACAAAATAGATGAGCATAATACTTTGTGGCCAATTCCACAATCTATTATCGATTCTAACACAGGTGCTGACTTCCCGCAGAATCCGGGTTATTAATTACTACAATAAAATAAGGGGCATCTACAGGCAATGTATTTGCCCCTTATTTCTCTCCTTTCAAATTCCAAGAAAACATAATATCATGAGATACCTACTGCTAATAATAAGTTTATATATATCCTCTATCCTCAGCTTATCTGCCCAGGATTGGCTGATCGACGGTTCTTCTTATAAATCTGCTGTACAAACAACGCACGAAGGGAAACGTCTCGAACTAACAAACGGCCTCCTGCGCCGTACTTTTCTTCTTACACCCAACGCTGCAACAATAGCCCTCGACAACCTGATGACCGGACAAAATGAATTACGTGCTGTCCGTCCCGAAGCCTTACTCGTCATTAACGGAAAAGAATATCCTGTCGGAGGATTGACCGGACAACCCGTCAACAACTTCCTGACAGAAGAATTTATTAATAACATGCAGGTTTGCGACTCCACTTTTACATTAGTCGATTATCAAATAAGCGAAAGCAAAGAGCGTTTCCCCTGGAAACCAAACTCGCAATGGATATCCAACTTATATCCCTGGCCTGCTCCGGGAAAACGAATCACCTTCAACTATCAGGCTCCGGCAAAAGCACCCCAGGAATGTAAAGACCTGAAAGTTCGCGTCATCTACGAATTATATGATGGGGCTCCCATCCTAGCCAAATGGATCGAAATAGATAATAAAGGAACAGAAACGATCACACTCGACTCCTTCAAGTCGGAAATACTGGCACTGGTGGAAACCGCCCCCAAAGTGCATTATGGTGAACCTCACGAAGTCCGTATGATGGCACAGGAACCGGGTACTTACACGAATGATTTCCGCAAACAACCGGTACAGACAGATGCCCCACGCGATTATATCGACCGTTTTACCCAACTGTTCGTCGTAACCGATTACGCAATGGGCGGAGATATGGAAGCGATGAAAGACAATCCGGCCGTACGCTGGGTATTCGATCATCCGGAATATGAATTTACCGGTATTCGTTATTATGGCCAATATAAACCGGCCCGCCTCGAAGTAACACCTTTACTCGGTCCGGGACTGGATATCAAAGCCGGAGAAAGCTTCGATTCTTGCACGGCTTTTGAAATGCTTCGCGATGCCACCGACCAGGAACGACGCGGACTGGCAGAATGTAAATTCTGGCGTATGATGGCTCCGTGGACACAAGAAAATCCTATATTTATGCATGTACGCCAATCGGATAATGAAGCTGTCAAACAGGCGATCGATCAATGCGCTGCGGTAGGTTTTGAAATGGTAATCATGACTTTCGGCAGTGGTTTTAAAATCGAAAATGATTCCTCATCCTATTTACAACGCATGAAAGAACTGAGCGATTATGCCGCCCAAAAGGGCATTGCCATCGGAGGTTATTCCCTCTTGGCAAGCCGGGGAGCAACAGACAAAGACGCCGCAATCAGTCATAAAACCGGGAAACCGGCCAACACACGTGAAGAAGGTAGCCGTTTTGGCGTATCTCCCTGCATCGCATCCGATTGGGGAGATACCTACTTCCGTAAATTACAGAACTTCTTTACAACAACGGGGATGAATGTATTCGAAAACGACGGTTCATATCCCGGTGATCCTTGTGCTTCGACATCACATAGCGGTCATAAAGGATATCTCGATTCACAGTGGACACAATGGAAAAAAATCAGTCAGTTCTATCGTTGGTGTCGGGCCAACGGTGTTTATCTGAATGTACCGGACTGGTACTTCCTGAGCGGTTCCAACAAAACACCGATGGGATATGTCGAAACAAACTGGTCGTTATCCCGTGCTTATCAGGAGATTATCGAACGGCAAAATATCTATGACGGTACCTGGCAGAAAACACCCAGCATGGGCTTTATGTTCGTACCCCTTACCCAATACCACGGAGGAGGTGAAGCTGCTACGATCGAACCGTTGAATGAACATCTGGACCATTACGAGACACGCCTCCGGAACCTGTTTGGAGCAGGAGTACAGGCTTGCTACCGCGGTCCTCGCCTGTATGATACCGATGCTACGAAAGAGCTTGTTAATAAATGGGTTTCTTTCTACAAGAAATACCGTCAGATACTGGACTCCGATATTATTCATCTGCGCCGCCCCGACGGACAAGACTGGGACGGCATCATGCATGTCAATCCGGCTTTGAAGCAGAAAGGTTTCATATCCGTTTATAATCCGCTGAATACTCCTATCCGGAAAGAAATCAGAATACCTCTCTATTATACCGGACTGACCGACAAAGTAACTATTAAGGAACAAGATCAGAACGTGCAGGTATATGTCTTGGAACGCGACTATTCCGTCACGATCCCTATCACCATTCCGGCGAAAGGATATAACTGGTACATCGTCGAATAAACCGATTTGTATAACCATATAATATAAAAATCATGAATATCAATAACACACCAGCCAAACGTCTGATCCTTTGTTTATCGTTCGGCATCCTACCGATGTTGAATGCAGGCAACAGCAGCTTACAGGCTTCCATGCCCCATCCTGCCAAAAATCAGAAAAAAATATATCACAAAGGCTGGATCGACTTGAATAAGAACGGTCAGAAAGATATCTACGAAGATCCTTCCCAGCCTATCGACAAACGGGTAGAAGACCTTCTCAGGCAAATGACAATAGAAGAAAAAACTTGTCAACTCGGAACCATCTACGGATATGGTGCTGTCCTTAAAGACACATTACCTACCGGTGAATGGAAAACCCGTATCTGGAAAGACGGCATTGGAAATATCGACGAACATCTGAACGGGGAATGGAAACGTACCTCACTGGATTTTCCTTATTCCAATCACGCAGAAGCGATGAATAAGGTACAGGCATTCTTTGTGGAAGAAACCCGACTGGGTATTCCTGCCGATCTGACCAATGAAGGTATCCGGGGATTGAAACATGAAAAATCCACCTTCTTTCCGGCACAGATCGGACAAGGCTGTACCTGGGATAAAGACTTGATACGGGAAATCGGACGTATTACCGGAGAAGAAGCCAAAGTACTCGGATATACAAACGTCTACTCTCCCATTCTCGATCTGTCACGCGATCCGCGTTGGGGCCGTACTGTTGAAAGTTACGGTGAGGACTCCTATCTGGTTGGCGAACTGGGACGCCAGCAAGTACTCGGTATCCAAAGTAACCGGGTTGTCTCTACTCCGAAACATTTTGCCATTTACGGTGTGCCGGCCGGTGGCCGCGACTGTGAGTCGAGAACAGACCCTCACGCCACACCACAGGAAGTACATGAGTTACATCTGGAACCGTTCCGTATTGCTTTTCAGGAAGCCGGGGCTTTAGGAACCATGTGTTCACACAATGATTATAACGGGACTCCCGTCAGTGCCAGTCACTATTTACTGACAGAACTGATGCGTGACCAGTGGGGATTCAAGGGATATATCGTATCCGACAGTTGGTCTATCAGCAAGAATGTCGATTTCTATCATATCGTTTCCACACCCGAAGAGGCGGTTGCCAGCGAATTGAATGCCGGCCTGAATATCCGTACCTTCTTTGAAGAATCGGAAGTGTTTATCGAAACATTGAGGAACGCTCTGAAAAAAGGATTGGTAGACGAAAAGACATTAGATCAGCGCGTCCGCGAAGTACTCTATGTCAAGTTCTGGCTGGGACTTTTCGATGAGCCGTATGTAAAAGATACCAAGCTGGCCGATAAAGTGGTAAACAGTGATAAGAACCGGGAAGTATCCCTTCGTGCTGCACGCGAGTCGATCGTTCTCCTGAAAAACGAGAACAATACGCTTCCTTTATCGAAAGATATCAGGAATATTGCAGTGATCGGCCCACAAGCCGACGAAGTGAAATCACTGACTTCCCGTTACGGTTCACACAATCCGAATGTAATAACAGGTTTGCAGGGGTTAAAGAATTTATTGGGAGACAACGTAAACCTGATGTATGCCAAAGGATGTAATGTCAGAGACAAGAATTTCCCACAAAGTGATGTAATGTTCTTCGAACTGAGCGATAAAGAAAAAGAAGAAATCGACGAAGCGGTAGAAATAGCTAAAAAAGCAGAAGTAGCCATCGTTTACATAGGCGATGACTTCCGCACGATCGGTGAATCCAGAAGTCGTGTCAACCTGGATTTGTCGGGTAGACAAAAAGAACTGGTACGTGCTGTACAGGCAACCGGAACTCCCGTCGTACTGGTCCTCTTCAACGGACGTCCGGTTACCTTGAACTGGGAAAACGCCAACCTGCCTGCCATTGTGGAAGCATGGTATCCGGGAGAATTTTCCGGACAAGCCGTAGCCGAAGTATTATTCGGCGACTACAATCCCGGAGGTAAACTATCGACAACCTTTCCTAAGTCAGTCGGACAAATCCCCTGGGCTTTCCCCTTCAAGCCGAATGCTACCGGTAAAGGTTTTGCCCGTGTAGATGGTGAACTTTATCCATTCGGTTACGGACTGAGTTATACTACTTTTGAAATCAGTGACCTCCAACCGGCAACAACCCGGATTTCTGATGGCGATACCCTGACCGTAACCTGCAAAGTAAAAAATACAGGAGCCATAAAAGGGGACGAAGTGGTTCAGCTTTATTTGAATGATGAAACATCTTCCATTTCCCGTTTTGAAAAAGAACTATGCGGTTTCGAACGTGTTACTCTGGAACCGGGTGAAGAAAAGACAGTCACTTTCAAAGTAAACCGTCGTGCTTATGGAATGTATAACGACAAAAATGAATTTATTGTAGAACCTGGAAAGTTCTTCCTATTTGCTGGAAACTCATCCAAGTCAACCCCGTTAAATGCTGAATTTTATGTGGAATAAATTAATGATAGGCCTGTTGCTGCTGGTAGGCAGCCAGGCCGCTTTTTCTCAAGTATGGCTAGGTAAAACAGATAAGGATTTTATTCAGTTCGTGAACGATAATAAAGAACGGATAAAAGAGAGTCAATTCACCGATAAGCTTTTTACTATGGTTTATCAGGAAGAAGATGAATTAGGACGGCTTTTCGATGTTACCTACCGTTTTACGATCGATAACAATATATGTACCTCTTATCAACAGATACTTCCCGCCCATAGTTATTGGGCTGCAACCATTCAGGAACAGGCCTCCCAACAAGAGGCAGATGCATCGGGGGAGACCATCGATGTGGATGGAGAGACATTAAACACTCACTATCAATTTGATGATTATGACATGCTGATCTCGATGGAAAACGATCGGTTAATTCTACAATATAATAAGAAATAAGCTGGGAGTAAATCTGAATTAGAACCTGTCTGTAATGTTAAGGGGGCGTAACTGGTTTTACCGGTTACGCCCCCTTATTATTATCTAAATATATGACAGATTATAAATTAGGATTGATAATCGCATCATGATTCGGACAAGGGAAATACAACTTTTCTTCCGTTACATTCTTTACCTTTTCCGGATAATACTGTTGGAAGTATTCTTTCATTGTAGACAGATAAGTACCCCAGCGCACCAGGTTGAAACGATAAATACGTTCGTGAGTCGTTTCCAGTGTCCACTCCTTGCGGATAGCTTCACGGAATGTATCTTTACCCAAACCTGACAAATTATCCAGACCGGCACGTAAACGAAGCTGGTTAACGGCCTCATAAGCTGCAGCAGTCGGACCGTTCACTTCATTCTCAGCCTCAGCAAAAATCAACAATACATCTGCATAACGGATGATCGGTATATACATATCCGTGCGTTTACTGCGCTGAGAGAAATCTTCACGTCCGCCATCACACCATTTTTTACCGTGTGGATACGGACTACCGAAATCTGCGGTCGTATACGTTTTCTTATCCACTGTACTAACTATCTCAGTCAGGAATGTAGCTGCTTTACGTAAGTCTTTATCTTCAAACTTATCCAGATAGGATTGCTGTGTATAAAAGAATCCCCAACCTGACTCTGTTCCGACACTGGTAGGACGCCATTCCGCACCACATTGATTATCTCCCAAACCATCTGCGAAGTTAAAAGCAAAAATCGATTCCTTATTATATCTGTTGTTCACTTTCCACAGATCTTCATAGTTACTCAACAATTCGATACCATAGCTACCCTTATTGTCGATCACTTCTTTTGCCTTTGCTGCCGCTTTAGCCCACATCGTATTATCTTTTACCTGTTCTCCGGCCATCGTAATATAAACCCAGGCTAAAAGAGATTTTGCAGCAGCTACGGTCGGACGCTCAGTCCCTTCACTCCATTTGACAGGCAAATTGGTTTCTGCATATTCCAGGTCTTCAATAATCGACCTATAAATATCGATCGCCGGTGTCTTGGATAAATCTGTCGCACTTGTAAAATCTTCCACCGGAGTATCCAGATAAATCACATCATTGAAAATACGGACCAGATAAAAATAAGACAAGGCACGCATATAACGCGCAGCAGCCACATATTGATTCTTCACATCTTCAGAAACCTTCGATGCATCCGGTACTTTCTGGATCATGATATTAGAGGCATTGATGCAGGCATAGAACTGTTGCCAGGGCTTGTACAAACTTTCATTGTCATCCTGCCAGATCAACGAATTCATTTCATCACGGGGAATATTATTTTTTGTAGCACTCACTACCGCATCTGTCGTCGCTTCTGCAATAAAATTGATATGACGCTCGAAGTTGTTACTACGCCAATACGACATCGCTCCCATCAGCAACATATTACATTCTGATTCTGTGTTCGGCAAATTCTCCGGCGACAGGAAATCTTTCGGCTCTTCCGACAAAAAAGACGAGCAGCTACTTGTAAACAGTAACAAAGAACAGAGGCCGGTTGCGACTATTTTATTGATATATGTTTTCATATTTTATTAACAGTATTAAGATTATTATAATGTAAGATTCAAACCGAAAGTATATGACCGGACAGAAGGATAACTACCTCCGTCAAAACCTAAGTTGTAATTTCCTGTGCGTGAGCTAACTTCAGGATCATAACCGGAATAGCCTGTTATTGTAAATAAGTTCTGTCCACTCAGATAGAAACGCAGGTTGGAAATACCCCATTGGGATGTAATGGATTTAGGTAACGTATAACCGAATGTCAAATTCTTCAGACGGATATATGAGCCATCTTCAACAAAGCGGGTAGACATCGGGCCAGCGCCCTCGTTCAGTGCCTGTTGCGTATTGGAAGTACCTTCTCCTCTCCAGGCATCATTCACGACATATTTAAAAACATTCCCACAAGCAGCAGTACTC encodes the following:
- a CDS encoding glycoside hydrolase family 3 C-terminal domain-containing protein: MNINNTPAKRLILCLSFGILPMLNAGNSSLQASMPHPAKNQKKIYHKGWIDLNKNGQKDIYEDPSQPIDKRVEDLLRQMTIEEKTCQLGTIYGYGAVLKDTLPTGEWKTRIWKDGIGNIDEHLNGEWKRTSLDFPYSNHAEAMNKVQAFFVEETRLGIPADLTNEGIRGLKHEKSTFFPAQIGQGCTWDKDLIREIGRITGEEAKVLGYTNVYSPILDLSRDPRWGRTVESYGEDSYLVGELGRQQVLGIQSNRVVSTPKHFAIYGVPAGGRDCESRTDPHATPQEVHELHLEPFRIAFQEAGALGTMCSHNDYNGTPVSASHYLLTELMRDQWGFKGYIVSDSWSISKNVDFYHIVSTPEEAVASELNAGLNIRTFFEESEVFIETLRNALKKGLVDEKTLDQRVREVLYVKFWLGLFDEPYVKDTKLADKVVNSDKNREVSLRAARESIVLLKNENNTLPLSKDIRNIAVIGPQADEVKSLTSRYGSHNPNVITGLQGLKNLLGDNVNLMYAKGCNVRDKNFPQSDVMFFELSDKEKEEIDEAVEIAKKAEVAIVYIGDDFRTIGESRSRVNLDLSGRQKELVRAVQATGTPVVLVLFNGRPVTLNWENANLPAIVEAWYPGEFSGQAVAEVLFGDYNPGGKLSTTFPKSVGQIPWAFPFKPNATGKGFARVDGELYPFGYGLSYTTFEISDLQPATTRISDGDTLTVTCKVKNTGAIKGDEVVQLYLNDETSSISRFEKELCGFERVTLEPGEEKTVTFKVNRRAYGMYNDKNEFIVEPGKFFLFAGNSSKSTPLNAEFYVE
- a CDS encoding RagB/SusD family nutrient uptake outer membrane protein, whose product is MKTYINKIVATGLCSLLLFTSSCSSFLSEEPKDFLSPENLPNTESECNMLLMGAMSYWRSNNFERHINFIAEATTDAVVSATKNNIPRDEMNSLIWQDDNESLYKPWQQFYACINASNIMIQKVPDASKVSEDVKNQYVAAARYMRALSYFYLVRIFNDVIYLDTPVEDFTSATDLSKTPAIDIYRSIIEDLEYAETNLPVKWSEGTERPTVAAAKSLLAWVYITMAGEQVKDNTMWAKAAAKAKEVIDNKGSYGIELLSNYEDLWKVNNRYNKESIFAFNFADGLGDNQCGAEWRPTSVGTESGWGFFYTQQSYLDKFEDKDLRKAATFLTEIVSTVDKKTYTTADFGSPYPHGKKWCDGGREDFSQRSKRTDMYIPIIRYADVLLIFAEAENEVNGPTAAAYEAVNQLRLRAGLDNLSGLGKDTFREAIRKEWTLETTHERIYRFNLVRWGTYLSTMKEYFQQYYPEKVKNVTEEKLYFPCPNHDAIINPNL